The Clupea harengus chromosome 22, Ch_v2.0.2, whole genome shotgun sequence genomic sequence CTACCAAGCCAGGACTAGCCTAATAGTAGATACACTTAAAGATCACCCTCTAGTGAGACTGTATTTTCATATCAATGGCGCTAAATTCTCTTTGATCACTGGTAAAGGATTACAGGCTGATACGATTACAACTCTGAAGTATGTTGCTGGGCAGAACAACTCGTTTGTCCAGTGCCACCGATCCATTTACTGGAAAAGAAGGCACATTTATAGCACTTTCAGAAGCAAACGTGCAATTTAcgtattgatttatttgttaTAAATTAGCATCATGTtttatcaatgtttttttttttaatcagtctTTAATAAATTATTTTATGTTACCTAATGTTCTATTGAACTAAAattgtatatacattttacatgttGCAGTTAACAATATTTTTTACTCAACTAAAGTTCATAAGTTCCAAATAAAAACGCAGATACACAAATAGATTCCGTGACATAGGTAGCTGAAAGAAAACACGaaaacagtaaaacaaaaataaaaataataataactggTGTGATAATGTATGTGTATCATTATCCCATACCAATACTGGAAACTGTTTCATCGCTATAATCTTAAATAAAGCTGTAGCATACTGGtttgtgaatttgtgaaaaTCTTTACGGGCACCGTTAGGTATTTTACGGtactaatacattttttttgtattatgtcTATAATATGTGTTAAAAATGAAACTTTATTAACTTTAATTCTATTTTCAACATTGTATAAGTTCTTTGGAAACATTGTGTTGACCTAAAATATGCAATGTGCATAAAACAAGGTTCCACTTTGACCGACAACAGCACGCCAACTGCATACCCTATAGATTTAAAAATGGCTTTTAAAATGCCTTAACGTTACCACATGAAATAACTGGAATGTCATTTTAAATCAATTACATAATTATCTTATTTCCCTGATAGTTGAGAAGCTAGGAAAAATTAGAATGTTTGCGTAAAACTATGACAAAACTTCGATTACTTAATTACTAAACCGTCTTCCCCTTTAGCCGATTATGAACATCCTACTATCCAGTGAACATCACTGGataatttattatatatattaaccAGAAAACTTTATATTTCTTAAATACTAGATCGTATGGCTTACCAAAAAGGTCGTAGGAAGGAGGCAAAAAATACCCACAGAATGTAGTAGAACCTTAATGATTTTCTTATGTAGACAACAGCGTCGGCTGTCGCCCGTAAAGTTATTaactcttgttttttttgcatgaaATGACTGTCATAACCTCTTCCTCCTATCTGTAGCCTATTGGAAGATGAACTTGGTTGATGTGGGCCTTCATGATTTACAATTGAAGGGTACATTTTGGCTTTAAGGGTGTCCAAAACGTGTCTACGCCTCTCAATTTAAATAAACGGTCAAGAATATTTGTTGGCATATTTTCCCTGTTGGTAGTTCGGTATTAAACCATTGCCACTTGACAATTTCTTACTTTTTAGCTGGACCGCAAGATATTTGGCAGAAAGTGGTTTTGATAACCTCATGTCAGAGAAAGCCTGTTACTGTAGATTGCAGTGATTGCATTACACATACCCAACGTAGAGCTGTTACCAACAGACTTTTGGTTCGGATTTTCAAGTTTTATTTGGGAGGTGGATAACTTAAGTGCTTTCAAATCAACTACTAACATTAGACGATGATTTTGTCGAAAATCGGCTAATATGACAAATAGGTAACCTACATCCGACTCCAGGGTGCTATATCAGGGCACCTTTACTTTTTTCGATTCCAAAGACGTATTTTAAACAGATTTCACAGTTCAGTTACTGAAAATACTATTAAGGTTTACATCAGTCCTGAAGGTCCAGCGCTAATAAAAGTCACTGCTTTCAAAGCAAATACGGTATCTCAAATGGCCGACATAagaatttaaaacaaatatccctttttgttttttattaagATGCATCTAGACGTGAGCAGGAACCGTGAGTGTGTCCACGTGCCAAGCTTGGCCGTGGTGCGTTTTCTGTGCTCCGTTTTAGAGAACAATGTAGTGATGCAGAGACGCGTATAACCAATAGGCGGTGGTGTATCTTGTTCTCCGAGTGCCCTCTTACGCTTGGACGTAGAGCCCAAGCCCTGGATGCCTCTATCTGTATTTTGATTTGCTCCCTAATTGACCCAAATAAAGCCCCTCACTGACAGGGGCTCCTCCGACCCCGAGGCACTATCAGAGAAGGGAATTCACAGCGAGCAATTCTCTTTCTTGAGTAATCCCATTTGCTATTGTGGTCGTCCAATAGCATAATGCCATCGGCTTGTTAAGCGTTTGACTTGACTTGCGTTATTCTTTGCGAGCGTACCGCTTCTCCATTGCGCTGGCGCCGCAGACGCGTCTGTTGCCACTCTGCACGAGGATTTGCGAAGCACTTGAGATGGTTGTACAGAACGACTGTGTATCAGAAAAGGATTTATTGGACATTGCGTAGAACGCAGGTACTGCACAGAGACGGATCTCCTCAGAGACCATTTGAGCACACTGAGTGATAAATATGCACGATAACGCGTCCGACAGTCAAACTTCGATAACACCAAGGTTCTCTTCATTTTTCATCGAAAATCTACTGGGCTCCAGTAAAAATGAAGGATCTTTGCGAAGCCCTACAAAGGATAAAGTAGCTGGGGATGTTCGACGAGAGTCAGTTTTCCAGGGCAGAGAGACAACACAGCATCATCTTAGTGAAGTGTGCGGTCAAGCGGCGAGCAAAGGCTCTACAATAGACAGAGGTCCCCGTACACAGCCCCCCCTTGAATGGTACCGGCGTTCACCCTTAAACTTTGATACCCAGGATCGTTCAGAAAGTAAGTACAGTTGCATTTGTCTATGTAATCTGTTTTAAGAGGCTTGTTATGAATGCGCTTTCCGAACTCATACATTTCAATAGCCTATAGTAACAACTTTGCCGTTATCAGAAAACACTACAGTGATTCGACATGAATTCGGCGGCTTTCATCTGGCTTTTGCGGGCTTGGTTATCTCATACAGCATTGTATCGAACTATTACATTGACTTGACTCACCCAAACAGATTATGTGATGTACCTGGTCATTTCCTCACGAGACAAACCACTCGGGTTGTTTCCCCGCCGAATCGTCGGAAGCAATTACTGATGCTTTAGCACCTCTGCATTAGCTTTGCGCTTCGTTGAGAAAATGATTGGAAACAGCAGAAGCGGAATTTCATTTCTCCCAAGAACCGGAAAGGAAGACTTAAAATATCTGGATTTGATTTGTCTATTTTTTGCAAGCCAGCAAAACAATTATTCTGGCAACttgagcaggcacacacactgtgtttcgGCCTACTGTCCCACTGTACTGTGCATGCTGTATGAACTTTCTGTGAGGGTTTTACGATAGGGGTTTAAATAGGATGAGTCACAGAGTCAATCGCTGTCATTCGATTCTCGATTAAATATTGGGTCCATAAAAAGCATGACCTGAAGGGTTTATGTGTGTCACTGGTGCCTTGTCTCAAACCCAGTAATGGGTCATGGATCCAGGGCAGGGTTTCCCAAAGCCTACACACTACGTCATTCCGAAGCTGTAACTGTACTTTAACGTTTCGAGGTGTTTCCCAGAACGTCCATAGCTAAGTATACCTTCTCTAAGATATATCCTACTTTCGTTAAGCTGGTCTGGACCACTCGTAGCTATACCTTAACGCAGTTTTCAGGTAAAACAAACGTTTTAGACCATTGAAATGGGTTAGTGTCTGGCCTTAGGCTATGCACTAACTGCGATGTAAAACCAAGATATGTGTtgctttacatttacaaaaaaacattggtcTATAATTGGCCGTTATTTTTAGTCCCTTGCGAATTCAAATCTATGAGTAATATCTAACCTACAGCCGTCCTTATTTGGGAacttagttttgtttttgtttttttttacttgcaaAGTATTTCTTGTTGATTTCTTGATGATTACCTGCGCTCGAATCTGAGTCATACCCACCATACTCATCTCACGCATGCTCAAACCGATTTGAATGACACAAATGGATGCCAGATCAAGGGCGAGGATTCAGACATGGATTCAGGTATAGATAGGAAGCTCTTTCGTCAGGGAGCTCTTAAGAAATGCTTTGGGAAACACGCGCAGAAAAGTAGGCCTAAAAAACTCTAGTAAGGTATACCTTCCAAGTCTTCCTAAAACGCTGAGAGACAACGCTATCGGGAAACCTAGCCCTGATCATTTAGTCTAGTTCATTCATCAACTCCTTTGTTATAAGCCATATATGACATTCTTATTGATGTTGTTTCCTTTTTGTTCAGGCGAGAGGCAAGAAGAGAGCCGTAGTTCGGATGAACGCTGCTATTCCGTCCCAAGTGACAGGGATTCACCCATTGGTCCAGAGCCCATCTATGGCAGTGACGACCCAGACCAGAAAACAAGGGAATGTCTGACCGATGACAACGAGGATGCTCCCCACGTTTTCGACGAGCCCTCTGACGCGGATACCCCAGACCCAAACTTGGCCCGCAAGAAAAAGACCCGGACTGTTTTCAGTCGCAGTCAGGTCTTTCAACTAGAGTCCACCTTTGACCTGAAACGCTACCTTAGCAGCTCGGAACGGGCAGGTCTGGCTGCCTCCCTGCACCTGACCGAAACACAAGTGAAAATATGGTTCCAGAATCGTAGAAATAAGTGGAAGAGGCAGTTGGCTGCGGACTTAGAGGCAGCGAACATCTCTCACTCGTCCCAGCGAATTATTCGCGTACCCATCCTATACCACGAGAACACCACACCTGCATTGAGTTTTAGCGTGCCACAGGTCTCGCCGCCTCTTGTGGGTTTCTCCAGTTCTGTGAACTATCCCCTCACGTCCTTTGCCCAGTCGATGAGTGTATTGAGGTCGCAGATGACTGGCCTAGTCTAAAATTGTGGTTAAAGCATTTCAGCAA encodes the following:
- the hmx1 gene encoding homeobox protein HMX1; protein product: MHDNASDSQTSITPRFSSFFIENLLGSSKNEGSLRSPTKDKVAGDVRRESVFQGRETTQHHLSEVCGQAASKGSTIDRGPRTQPPLEWYRRSPLNFDTQDRSESERQEESRSSDERCYSVPSDRDSPIGPEPIYGSDDPDQKTRECLTDDNEDAPHVFDEPSDADTPDPNLARKKKTRTVFSRSQVFQLESTFDLKRYLSSSERAGLAASLHLTETQVKIWFQNRRNKWKRQLAADLEAANISHSSQRIIRVPILYHENTTPALSFSVPQVSPPLVGFSSSVNYPLTSFAQSMSVLRSQMTGLV